ATTCCTTGTCAGATGAAATAGCTCTATTATCTATTCCCAGTGCTAATTTATCTATATTCAGCTCTGTTTCACCCTTCTCTATATTTTGTAAAAGAAAAATTGCAATTCTGCATAAAGTATTGTCCATAGTAAAATAACCCTTGTCCTCCAAGGCATGTAATGCTATAGTTTTTCCTGCTCCACTTAATCCTGTTACAATCATTACTTTCATTATATACTCCTTATTCACCACATAAATAAAATATATTTATTACCTTCATTATACTAAATTTTCAAAGAAAAAACCACAGAATAAATTCTGTGGTTTTTTGGGCGATTGTTTCGTTTATATGTAATTTTATCTTTACATATCTCTACATACTACTACATTTACTCCAGTATCTAAAAGATTTTCGATTACAATATCTCCAACCTTAACTGGTGAAACTAGTTCTATTTTATCTAGTTCCTTCATACATTTAAAATTAAAATCTTTAGGAATAGAACCATCTGTTTTAACTGGAACTCTTTTATAAATTCCACCTTTTATTTTAACAGTTGAAGTAATAACTCTTTTTGGAGCTGTTAATTCCTCTTTAGCATATACTTCACCTCTTGGACAGTTGTTTCCAGTCACTTGTAAAGACTCTGTATCAATTGATAGATGACATCCTATTGGACAAACTATACAAATCATTTCTTTTTTCATTATTCCTCACCTCTAACTAATTCAACTATTATCTCGTTTCCTTGAATTTTATCTAAAATAACTTTAGGTATTATTACTTTTTCCATTTCTCCTGGAGCTACATGTGATTTTTTAAGACTCATAATTACATTGCCCCCATCTTTTATTTCAAGCTTCATATTATTATAAACATTTTTAACTCTCATAAATACTTCAAGAGATTTATCTATATTTTTCATTCTAAATTTTTGAGGAACTGTGTAGCCTATTCCAAAACCATTTTTGATTTCTTTATATTCTCCATCAGAAACTTCTCCCTTTATATATTTAGATGCTGAAATTCCAGCTTTTCTTGCCTCTGCACTTACAAAATCCACTAAATCATGAACATGAAGTACATTTCCACAAGCAAATATTCCATCTATATTAGTTTGCATCATTTCATTTACAACTGCTCCATTGGTTCTTCTATCAATTTCTACACCAGTAGCTCTTGAAATATCGTTTTCTGGAATAAGACCAACTGACAACAATAATGTGTCCACTTCATATGTTCTTTCTGTTCCTGAAATTGGTTTTCTATTTTCATCAACTTCAGCTATAGTAACGCTTTCTAATCTTTCTTTTCCTTTAATATCTATTATTGTGTGAGATAAATATAAAGGTATATCGTAATCATTTAAACATTGAGCTATATTTCTTGCTAATCCTCCAGAAAATGGCATAAGTTCAACTACTGCTTCAACTTTAGCTCCTTCTAATGTCATTCTTCTAGCCATTATAAGACCAATATCTCCAGATCCTAAAATAAGAACTTTTTTACCTACCATATAACCTTCCATATTTACATATCTTTGAGCTGTTCCTGCTGTAAATATTCCTGATGGTCTTTCTCCTGGAATAGAAATTGCTCCTCTTGTTCTTTCTCTACATCCCATAGCCAAAATAATAGCTTTTGCATCTATTAACATATAACCATCTTTTGTGTTTATTGCATGAATTTGTTTTTGTGGAGTTACATCTAATACCATAGTATCTAGTTTAATTTCTATATTCATTTGTTCCAATTGTTTTATAAATCTTCCTGCATATTCAGGTCCTGTTAACTGTTCCTTAAATTCATGAAGACCAAATCCATTATGAATACATTGTTGTAAAATTCCACCTAATTCTTTATCTCTTTCTATTACTAATATACTTTCAATTCCATTTTTTCTTGCTTCAACTGCGGCAGCTAAACCTGCTGGTCCTCCCCCAACTATAACTAAATCATATTTCATTTCTTGTCCCTCCCTATTTAACTTCTTTAGTCTCATTTGTTAAAATGTATGAACCTTTTTTATCTTGAACTATTTCGTTCAAATTCTTTCCAAGTTCTCTTGATAAAATTTCTTGCACTCTTGGACCGCAGAATCCACCTTGACATCTTCCTGCTCCAGGTCTACATCTTTTTTTAACTCCGTCAACTGTGTGAGCTCCAACTTTTCTGTGTATAGCATCTACAATTTCACCCTCTGTTATACTTTCACATCTACAAATAACTCTTCCATATCTAGGGTCTTTTTCTATTAATTTTGCTTTTTCTTCTTGAGACAATTCCATGAAATGAATTCTTTTTCTGTTATTTTTAAAGTTTTCTTTTTTAGTTGCTTTTAATTTTTCTACTACCATTTTTGCAACATCTTTTCCAATTGCTGGAGCTGAAGAAAGTCCTGGAGATTTTGTTCCCGCTATATTAAAGAACCCTTCTGCATCTTTAGCTTCTCCTATTATGAAATCTCCTGTACTAGGTTCTGCTCTAATTCCTGTGAAATTTCTAATATTATCTCTATAATTTATATTTTTTATACTTTTTTCTGCTTGTCTTTTAATGTCATCTAATCCCTCTTGAGTACTTGCTACACAATCTCTATCTTGAACATCATGAGCTGTTGGTCCAACTATTATATTCCCGTGTACTGTTTGAGCAACTAAAACTCCTTTTCCCATTTCAGTTGGGCATTGGAAAATAACACTATTTGTTAAATGAGTTTCAACTTTATCTAAAATATAGTATTCTCCTATTCTAGGATGAATATCAAAATGTTCTTTACTAACCATATCATTTATTTTATCTGCATAAACACCTGATGAATTTATAACTACTTTTGTTTCAAATTCTCTTCCATCTTTTAATATAACTTTATAACTTCCAGATTTTTTTTCTATATTTTTTACTTCTGCATTAAGTACTATGTCTACACCATTTTCAGCTGCATTTTCAAACAACTTTATACAAAGTTCATAAGGTCCTGTTACTCCAGCTGAAGGAGCCCATAAAGCACATACAACATTTTTATTTATATTTGGCTCTTTTTCTAAAATTTCTTCTCTTTCCATAATTCTCATGTTAGGAACACCGTTTGCTAAACCTCTTTCATATAAAGTTTCAACATGTTTTCTTTCTTCTTCTGAAAAAGCCATAACGTATGACCCTATATTTCTATATGGGGCATCTATTTCTTTGCTTAACTCTTCATACATTGCGCACCCTTCTACATTATATTTGGCCATTAAAGATCCTTCTTTTGCATCATAACCTGCATGAACTATTGCTGAATTTGCTTTTGTTGTACCATTTGAAACATCGTTTTCTTTTTCCAATACAGCTATGTTTAAATTATACTTTGACAACTCTCTTGAAACTGACGCTCCCATTATTCCAGCACCTATCACTAACACGTCTAACATTTTTACCTCCCTAAAATCTTAAAAAAAAATAGTCAAACAAAGAAAAGAAGACAATATCCCTTTCCTTTGTTTGACTCTCTTTAATCTCTAGTCAATATTATATTTCTGCAGTTAATTATCTCTTATTTAGGATATTTTGTCAATCTGTTTTTATACTTTTTTAAAAGATTTCAAATCTTCTAATTCTTCTTGAATGTCACCTATATTAATATCATCGTCATTCATTGAAACAGCTAAAATAGCTCCCTCTACTATTGGGGCATCTGCTATCTTTATTAAATCTTTATTAAATTTATCATCTTCAATAAATTCTATTGCCATTTCTGAATTTAATATTGAACTTCCTAAATCACAAAAAATTAAAACTCCATCCTTTTCATAAGCTTCTTCTATTGATTTTTTTATCACCATTGGATTAGATCCAAAAGCTCCATCATCCATTCCCCCACCATTTAATATTTTAAATGGTTTGTTTTGCATTTCTTTACAAAGATTTATTATTTCATCTCCTAGTTTTTCATTATGAGACACTATCACTATTCCTATCATATTCCATTACCTCGCAATACTTCTGTTATAGTTTCTAAAATCATATAAGAAGATGCTGCACCTGGATCCAAATGGCCTATACTTCTTTCTTTTAAATAACTTGCCCTTCCCTTCTTTGCAATCATTTCTATAGTTGAATCCCTTCCAGATTTTGCTTTTTCTAAAGCTTCTGAAAAAAGTAATCCTATCTTTATTTCTTTATTGATATTTTCTTTTAGATAATTACAAAATGGAACTAAAGTATCTAACATAGTTTTCTCTTCTATATCAGATTTTCCTCTCATTTTAATTCCTTCTATTCCAATATTAATTATTTCAGGAATATCTTCTTTTGAAATATTTTCTTTTCCCTTCATGAATATTCCCATCTTCATAAAGGCTGTTCCATAAAGAGCTCCTGAAGCTCCACCAACATTGGATATTAATGTCATTGCTATTTTAGTTATTATTTCATTATTGCTTAATTCAACATATTTTTCTGATTCTTCCTTTAATTTTGTAAAACCTCTATTTAAATTAACTCCGTGATCTCCATCTCCAATAGCTCTATCTAAATCTGTTAGATAATCTTTATTTTCCTTTATTGTTTCTGCAATTTTATTGATCATTTCTATAATTATTTTTTGCATATTATCTCCTTTTTATAGGTTTTTCATTCCAACTGTATCACTTTGAGCATCCAATAATTCTTTCATTTCATCATCTAATTTTAATAAACTTATTGAGAAACCTTCCATATCAATAGAAGTCATAAAGTTTCCAACCAATGTTTTATAAATTTTTATTTCTTTTTTATCTAAAACTTCTTTAACTGTCTTATTTGCAATATATAATTCTATTAAAGTTGTTGCACCTAAACCATTAACCATAACTGCAACTTCATCATCTGGTTTTATTTCAGAATGTTTAAAAATTTCATCTAAAAGTTGTTTTGCATGAACTTCTGCAGTTTTAATTTTTTCTCTATGAGTTCCTGGTTCCCCATGAATTCCTAAACCTATTTCAACTTCATCTGGAGCTATATCAAAACTTTTTCTTCCTGTTGTAGGAACAAAACAAGGTTCTAAAGACATTCCCATAGTTTTAACATTATGTATAACTTTTTCTCCTAATTTTTTTAATTTTTCCAAAGAATATCCTTTTTCTGCTGCTGCTCCAACTATTTTATGAACAAAAACAGTTCCAGCTATTCCTCTTCTACCAACTGTATATGTACTATCTTCAACAGCTACATCATCATCTACAACTACCTTATCTACTTTTATTCCGTCAGCTGTTGCTAATTCTGCTGCCATTTCAAAGTTCATAACATCTCCACTATAGTTTTTTATAATTAACAATACACCTGCATCTGTTGCAACTGCTTTTATTGCATCATAAACTTCGTCTGCACCTGGAGATGAAAAAATTTGTCCACAAACTGCTGCATCTAACATTCCTCTTCCAACATATCCTGCATGAGCTGGTTCATGACCACTTCCACCACCACTTATTAAAGCTACTTTACCTACTTTTTTTTCTTTTCTTATAATTATATTTCTACCTTCAACTCTATCTAATAAATTTCCATGAGCATCTACCATTCCTATAAGCATTTCATCAACTATATTATCTACATTATTTAATATTTTTTTCATGATTCCTCCTATTTAAGAAATTTAGGCTAGATAAAGAAATACTTTATCTTTACCTAGCCTGGTATTATTTTAAAAGTTCAGTAATTATCATAACTTTATATTATTCTAATCTTCTTCCCAAGCCATTGCTCTCTTAACGGCTTTTTTCCATCCCTTATATTTTTTAGCTCTAATATCTTCATCCATATTAGGAGAAAATTCTCTATCTAATACCCATTTTTCTCTAATTTCTTCTTTAGTTTCCCACATTCCAACTGCAAGCCCTGCTAAGTATGCTGCACCTAAAGCAGTAGTTTCTAAATAAGTTGGTCTTCTTACTGTTTTACCTAAAATATCAGATTGGAATTGCATTAAGAAATTATTTGCTGCTGCTCCTCCATCAACTCTTAACCCATTTAATTGAATTCCTGAATCCTCTTGCATTGCTTCTAGTACATCTCTTGTTTGATAAGCAATGGATTCCAATGTAGCTCTTATTATATGATTTTTATTAGCTCCACGAGTTAATCCTAAAATTGCTCCTCTTGCATACATATCCCAATAAGGTGCTCCTAATCCTACAAATGCTGGAACTACATATACCCCTGCACTGTCTTTTACTTTTTTAGCAAAGTATTCTGTATCACTTGACTCTGTAACAAGTTTTAATTCATCTCTTAACCATTGAACACTTGCTCCTCCTACAAATATACTTCCTTCAAGAGCATATTGAACTTTTCCTTCAAGACCAATAGCTATAGTTGTAAGTAATCCATTTTTACTTTGAACCATTTCCTCTCCTGTGTTCATAAGTAAGAAACAACCTGTTCCATATGTATTTTTAGCTTCTCCTTTTTCAAAACAAGCTTGTCCAAATAATGCAGCTTGTTGGTCACCAGCTACTCCTGCAATTGGAACTCTGTGACCTCCTTTACCTCCTAAGTTAGCATAACCAAATGTTCCTGAAGAATCTTTTACTTCTGGAAGCATTGATTTAGGAATTCCTAATTCTTTAAGTAATTTTTCATCCCATTTTAACTCTTTAATA
Above is a window of Fusobacterium sp. IOR10 DNA encoding:
- the dhaK gene encoding dihydroxyacetone kinase subunit DhaK, which encodes MKKILNNVDNIVDEMLIGMVDAHGNLLDRVEGRNIIIRKEKKVGKVALISGGGSGHEPAHAGYVGRGMLDAAVCGQIFSSPGADEVYDAIKAVATDAGVLLIIKNYSGDVMNFEMAAELATADGIKVDKVVVDDDVAVEDSTYTVGRRGIAGTVFVHKIVGAAAEKGYSLEKLKKLGEKVIHNVKTMGMSLEPCFVPTTGRKSFDIAPDEVEIGLGIHGEPGTHREKIKTAEVHAKQLLDEIFKHSEIKPDDEVAVMVNGLGATTLIELYIANKTVKEVLDKKEIKIYKTLVGNFMTSIDMEGFSISLLKLDDEMKELLDAQSDTVGMKNL
- the dhaM gene encoding dihydroxyacetone kinase phosphoryl donor subunit DhaM — translated: MIGIVIVSHNEKLGDEIINLCKEMQNKPFKILNGGGMDDGAFGSNPMVIKKSIEEAYEKDGVLIFCDLGSSILNSEMAIEFIEDDKFNKDLIKIADAPIVEGAILAVSMNDDDINIGDIQEELEDLKSFKKV
- the glpK gene encoding glycerol kinase GlpK — protein: MKYIVALDQGTTSSRSIIFDEQQNMVGVAQKEFTQIYPKEGWVEHNPMEIWSSQSGVLAEVIARTGISQHDIIGLGITNQRETTIVWDKNTGEPVYNAIVWQCRRTAEICDELRKKEGLVEYIKENTGLVLDAYFSGTKIKWILDNVEGARERAEKGDLLFGNVDSWLIWKLTNGKVHATDYTNASRTMIYNIKELKWDEKLLKELGIPKSMLPEVKDSSGTFGYANLGGKGGHRVPIAGVAGDQQAALFGQACFEKGEAKNTYGTGCFLLMNTGEEMVQSKNGLLTTIAIGLEGKVQYALEGSIFVGGASVQWLRDELKLVTESSDTEYFAKKVKDSAGVYVVPAFVGLGAPYWDMYARGAILGLTRGANKNHIIRATLESIAYQTRDVLEAMQEDSGIQLNGLRVDGGAAANNFLMQFQSDILGKTVRRPTYLETTALGAAYLAGLAVGMWETKEEIREKWVLDREFSPNMDEDIRAKKYKGWKKAVKRAMAWEED
- a CDS encoding NAD(P)/FAD-dependent oxidoreductase; this translates as MKYDLVIVGGGPAGLAAAVEARKNGIESILVIERDKELGGILQQCIHNGFGLHEFKEQLTGPEYAGRFIKQLEQMNIEIKLDTMVLDVTPQKQIHAINTKDGYMLIDAKAIILAMGCRERTRGAISIPGERPSGIFTAGTAQRYVNMEGYMVGKKVLILGSGDIGLIMARRMTLEGAKVEAVVELMPFSGGLARNIAQCLNDYDIPLYLSHTIIDIKGKERLESVTIAEVDENRKPISGTERTYEVDTLLLSVGLIPENDISRATGVEIDRRTNGAVVNEMMQTNIDGIFACGNVLHVHDLVDFVSAEARKAGISASKYIKGEVSDGEYKEIKNGFGIGYTVPQKFRMKNIDKSLEVFMRVKNVYNNMKLEIKDGGNVIMSLKKSHVAPGEMEKVIIPKVILDKIQGNEIIVELVRGEE
- a CDS encoding NAD(P)/FAD-dependent oxidoreductase codes for the protein MLDVLVIGAGIMGASVSRELSKYNLNIAVLEKENDVSNGTTKANSAIVHAGYDAKEGSLMAKYNVEGCAMYEELSKEIDAPYRNIGSYVMAFSEEERKHVETLYERGLANGVPNMRIMEREEILEKEPNINKNVVCALWAPSAGVTGPYELCIKLFENAAENGVDIVLNAEVKNIEKKSGSYKVILKDGREFETKVVINSSGVYADKINDMVSKEHFDIHPRIGEYYILDKVETHLTNSVIFQCPTEMGKGVLVAQTVHGNIIVGPTAHDVQDRDCVASTQEGLDDIKRQAEKSIKNINYRDNIRNFTGIRAEPSTGDFIIGEAKDAEGFFNIAGTKSPGLSSAPAIGKDVAKMVVEKLKATKKENFKNNRKRIHFMELSQEEKAKLIEKDPRYGRVICRCESITEGEIVDAIHRKVGAHTVDGVKKRCRPGAGRCQGGFCGPRVQEILSRELGKNLNEIVQDKKGSYILTNETKEVK
- a CDS encoding DUF1667 domain-containing protein, giving the protein MKKEMICIVCPIGCHLSIDTESLQVTGNNCPRGEVYAKEELTAPKRVITSTVKIKGGIYKRVPVKTDGSIPKDFNFKCMKELDKIELVSPVKVGDIVIENLLDTGVNVVVCRDM
- the dhaL gene encoding dihydroxyacetone kinase subunit DhaL encodes the protein MQKIIIEMINKIAETIKENKDYLTDLDRAIGDGDHGVNLNRGFTKLKEESEKYVELSNNEIITKIAMTLISNVGGASGALYGTAFMKMGIFMKGKENISKEDIPEIINIGIEGIKMRGKSDIEEKTMLDTLVPFCNYLKENINKEIKIGLLFSEALEKAKSGRDSTIEMIAKKGRASYLKERSIGHLDPGAASSYMILETITEVLRGNGI